The Apibacter raozihei genome contains a region encoding:
- a CDS encoding DUF6796 family protein — MNYPTKINLSFLSAIIASLCWVTGDILIAGFSVNPKDYPLFSEVYADKVDTGIAMLMLQGSTERLMAGALIAAMTASLFLPGIWLAFQFVKDKTKWYVYIVYFILILSVMLMPLGHAVFFFTGEIYKAIYHTDASAHPYLLETAAGFMKVFYITWAPAIIILFIGWLLYSLLVFMKKTVLPRWAGFISPVFLTLYQQPIKLLMPSSELKSWVNAAGFNISYLVFFLLLLVLFRNKLLARKE, encoded by the coding sequence ATGAACTATCCGACTAAAATTAACTTATCTTTTCTATCAGCAATTATAGCATCCCTATGCTGGGTTACAGGAGATATTCTTATTGCGGGATTTAGTGTAAATCCTAAAGATTATCCGTTGTTTTCAGAAGTTTATGCAGATAAAGTGGATACTGGTATTGCTATGCTAATGCTACAGGGTTCAACAGAGCGGCTCATGGCAGGAGCCTTAATTGCAGCTATGACAGCCTCTTTGTTTTTGCCCGGGATATGGTTGGCTTTTCAGTTTGTTAAAGATAAAACCAAATGGTATGTCTATATAGTATACTTTATTCTAATCTTAAGTGTTATGCTGATGCCCTTAGGACATGCGGTATTTTTCTTTACCGGAGAAATTTATAAGGCAATTTACCATACCGATGCAAGTGCACATCCGTACTTATTGGAAACAGCCGCAGGATTTATGAAGGTGTTTTATATCACCTGGGCTCCGGCAATAATTATTTTATTTATCGGCTGGTTATTATATTCTCTATTGGTTTTTATGAAAAAAACCGTATTACCTCGGTGGGCAGGTTTTATAAGTCCGGTATTCCTTACATTATACCAACAGCCTATAAAATTACTTATGCCATCATCGGAATTAAAAAGCTGGGTAAATGCCGCCGGATTTAATAT